DNA from Nitrospina gracilis Nb-211:
AACGGTGTTGAGCGCCCCGGCTTTTTCGGTGAAGACGAGTTCGTCGTCTCCGAGAGTGATTTCCACCACACCGCCCGATTTGAAACGGCCTTTCAGCATTTCATCGGACAGCACGTCTTCCAGGTATTTCTGGATGGCGCGCCTCAACGGCCGGGCGCCGAAGTTGCGGTCATAGCCTTTTTCGGCCAGCCATTTCTTGGCGTCCTCGGTCATGTCGATGGTGAGACCCTGCTGGATCAGCTGTTCGTTCAACTGCCCGATCTGGATGTCCAGAATCTGCGTGACGTCTTCCAGCGTCAACGGCCGGAACACGATGACGTCGTTCAGGCGGTTGATGAATTCCGGGTTGAACGTTTTGCGCAGGTCCTGTTTCAGGTCCTTCTCCATCTTGTCGAAGCTCATGTCCATGTCATCCTTGTGGAATCCCAGCGATCCCTTGTCCAGCATCTTGGAGCTGATGTTGGAGGTGAGGATGATGACGGTGTTCTTGAAATCGACGTTGCGTCCATAGCTGTCGGTCAGCCGGCCGTCGTCCATGATCTGCAACAGCAGGTGGAAGACATCCGGGTTGGCCTTTTCGATTTCGTCGAACAGGACCACGGAGTAGGGTTTGCGCCGGACCTTTTCGGTCAACTGGCCGCCTTCTTCGTAACCCACGTAGCCGGGAGGCGCCCCGGTGAGGCGGGAGACGTTGAACTTCTCCATGTACTCGGACATGTCGAGGCGGATGAGTGCATCGCGCTGACCGAACAGGAACTCGGCCAAAGCGCCCGCCAACTCCGTCTTGCCGACACCCGTCGGACCGAGGAACAGGAAGGTGCCAATGGGCCGGCGCATGTCCTTGAGGCCGGACCGCGAGCGGCGGATGGCCTTGGTGATGGCCTCGACGGCTTCCTTCTGGCCGACGATCTTGCTGCCCAACTCCTCGCCCATGTTGAGCAGGCGGGTGGACTCCTTCTCCTCGATGCGGTTGAGCGGAATGCCCGTCATGCTGGAGACCACCGCGGCGATGTCTTCTTCCGTGATGCTCGGCTCTTGCAGTTGATTTTCCTGTTCCCAACTGTTGCGGGCCTGTTCCAGCTTGGTGCGCAGTTCTTCTTCCTTGTCGCGCAGGTCCACGGCTTTCTCGAACTCCTGGTTTTCGATGCGCACTTTCTTTTCGCGCACCAGGGTGTCGATCTCGCGCTGGATCTGGCGCATTTCCGGAGACTGCGTGGCCTTGCGCAGGCGCACGCGCGAACCCGCTTCGTCGATCACGTCAATCGCCTTGTCCGGCAGGAACCGGTCGTTGATGTACCGGTCCGAGAATCGAACGGCGGTGATGATGGCGTCGTCGGTGATCTTGGCCTTGTGGTGCACTTCGTAAGGCACCTTGAGGCCGCGGATGATCTCGATGGTTTCCTCCACCGACGGCGGATTGACGATGATCGGCTGGAAGCGGCGCTCCAGCGCTCCGTTCTTTTCGATGTATTTCCGGTATTCCTCGAGAGTGGTGGCACCCACGCACTGAATCTCGCCGCGAGAGAGCGCCGGTTTCAGCATATTGGACGCGTCCACGGAGCCTTCCGCGGCGCCCGCGCCCACCAGGGTGTGCAACTCGTCGATGAACAGGATGATGTTGTCGTTCTGCGTGATCTCTTTCATGATGCCCTTCAGCCGGGCTTCAAACTGACCGCGGTACTTGGTGCCGGCGATCAGCGAACCCAGGTCGAGAGACACCACACGTTTGTCGAACAACGAATCGGGAACTTCGCGTTCCACGATCAACTGCGCCAAGCCTTCGACGATGGCCGTCTTGCCGACGCCCGGCTCGCCGATGAGCACAGGGTTGTTCTTGGTGCGGCGGCTGAGAATCTGGATCACCCGCTCGATTTCCTTCGAGCGGCCGATGATGGGATCCAGCTTGCCAGCCAACGCCATCTGCGTGAGATCGCGGCTGAATTCATCCAACGTCGGCGTCTTGCCAGCTTCGCGCGAGGATTCGGCGGGTTCTTTGAACATCTCCACCAGCTTTTCCTTCACGTCGTCGAAGTACATGCCGAAACTGTTCAGCACGCGGCAGGCCACGCCTTCTTTTTCTTTTAACAAACCCAGCAACAGGTGCTCGGTGCCAATGTAATTATGATTCAGGGAACGGGCTTCCTCGACGGCGAACTCCAAGACCTTCTTGGCCCGGGACGTAAACGGAATGTCGCCGATGACAAGGGAATTGGAACTGCGGGGCAGGTTCTTCTCCAACTCCTGCTTGATCTGGCTCAGATCGACGCCGGATTTCTGAAGAAGTGCCACAGCAATGCCGCCTCCGTCCTTGATTACGCCCTGAAGAATGTGCTCCGTACCCAGGTATTCATGCCGGTACAACTCAGCTTCTTCGCGCGCTAAGATGATGACTCGTCTGGCTCTTTCTGTGAATCGCTTAAACATGATGGTTCTTTCCAAAAGAGAATGAAAAACGGGTCTGCGGTGCCGTCACCCAGAACCCTAAAAGCAACAAGGAGTTGCGAGGTTCTGCTGGTGATTCTAATAAACATTTTAGCAAACCAACGCCATAATACAAGGATTATTTTCCGCCGGGGTATTCCCCCAACTTCTTTTATTACGGGCAATTATAGGATTTTTCCGCAAATGTGGCGATTTGGGCGCGATCCTTTCCCGCCCTGATTTGAATTGCCGATTTGGGCGAAAAATCATTGCGCCCCCCGCCTTTGCCGCCGCCCGGAGCGGGCCCTCCGGGGCGGATTAAAAATAACCCGCATCCGGATGGAAACACACCACGGCGGCGGTGGTGCTGGGCGGATCGAACTCATTGGCATCGGTCAGCTTGATGCCCAGGTCCTCGCAACCGAGGATTTCGTAAATGCGCTTGTTGTTGATCAAATCCTCCAGCGCCGGGTAGCCGGGGCTGTAGCGCTCGCCCGCCTTGTCTTTGGTGCCGGTGCGCTGGCGCAGGAGGCCGTGCACGTACTCGGCGAAGTCCTCGGCGATGCGGTCACCCAGTCCCTGCAAATACAGCGCCGACTCGGAGTCGTTTTCCGCCTTGAAGGTGTTGATGGCCTTCTCCAGCGTCGATCCGGCGGTGGTGATTTGCAGGCCTACTACGTCCATAACATCGGAATCTTTCGAATGAAAGTACTGGGCCACAGAAAATTTGTCGCGCTTGCCATTTCTGGCTTTGCCGATGTTGACGGTCCAGGTGATGCGCCCCAGTTCGCGCTCCATGTTTTCGGGATCGTAAATGATCAACTCGTCGCCGTCGCTCTGCGCGGGCAACAGCGCGAACCGCGCGCGCGGAATAATCCACTGGTTGGCGTCGGCCTTGTCGATCCACTCCTGTTGCAGGCGTTTGAGGTTTTCCAGCGTGACGCCCTTCTTCGACCACGACGACTGCTTGCCGTATTTCCAGTTGAGCGAGAACAGGCTTTTGGAGTCGATCACGTCCGACAGTTTCTTCAGTTTGAACTCGACCTTCTGGATGCCGTAACCGTCCTTCACCGGCTGGTACTTTTTGAAATCGACCTTCCTGCGGTCGAGCGACTTCAACAGGTTCGCCCGGTCTTCCTCCATGCCCTTGGCCTTCTTGTACTGGTGGATGAGTTTCTCCCGGTTTTCCTGCATGAAGGTTTTGAGCAGGTCTTTTTCCTTTTCCACCAGTTTGTTCATGGTGTTGACACCGTCCATTCCGCTTTCGCAGTAGAACACCGTGGACAGGATGTCGTCCAGGTTGTCCTGCCCGTGCATGGCGACGTACCCCGCGTGGCGGTCGTTGACCGGCGCGCCGCCGATGAGGATGGGGATGTCGTAATTCTGCTCCTTCAGCATTTTGGCGACGGTGATCATGTGGTTCGACGTCTGCACGAGCAAGGCGCTCATGCCGATGGCGTCGGCTTTCTCTTTGCGCGCCGTCTCGACGAAGTTCTCCAGCGGCACCTGCACGCCGAGGTCGATGGCGCGGTAGCCGTAGTTTTCGAGCAGGGTCTTGGCGAGGTCCTTGCCGATGCTGTGCACGTCCTGATACACGGTGCCGATGACCACGGTGCCTTTGTAGTGGATGGCGTCCCCGGGTTCGACGCCGCTGGTGTGGCGCATCCACGCTTCGAGAAACCCCATGACACTGCGCATGACGTCGGCGCTTTTGAGCAGGTGCGGCAGGCTGATCTCGCCGCGGCCGAATCCGTCGCCCAGTTCACGCATGGTCTTCATCAGATAATCGCTGATGAACACCAGCGGTTCGTGCTTGTCCACGGTCTTAACCGCTTCCAGCACGATGCGGTCGGTGTACTCATATTTGAATCCCTGCACCTCGACGACACCTTTTTCCTTGTCCTTGTAGCCGTCGAAGATTTTCTGGCAGATGCTTTCTTCCAGCGACAGGTCTTCGTAGTTGGATTTCTTTTTGACCGTGCCCGATTTTTTCTGCTCGGCGATCTCTTCTAGCCGTTCGAACGCGTCCATGTCGCGTTCCAGCACCACCCTGCGTCCCAGCTCCGCGTCTTCCGGCGGCAGGCTTTCCACCGGCACGTAGTGGTTGGGGTTGAGGATGGCGCAGTCGAGTCCGCGCTTTCTCCCCTCGTCGAGGAACACGCTGGTCAGCACCTTGCGCATGTACGGTTTCTTCGCCAACCCCGCCGTCAGGTTGCCGACGCCGATGGAGGTGCGCAGGTCCGGATGGATGGCCTTGATGCGCGGCAGGCTCTCCAGCGCCTCCAGCGAAAAGTTCATGCCTTCCTGCGATTCACTGCCGATGGGGTAGGCGTTGATGTCGATCAGGATCTGGTCCGGGGTGACGCCGTACTTTTCGCCGCACTGCT
Protein-coding regions in this window:
- a CDS encoding ATP-dependent Clp protease ATP-binding subunit, translating into MFKRFTERARRVIILAREEAELYRHEYLGTEHILQGVIKDGGGIAVALLQKSGVDLSQIKQELEKNLPRSSNSLVIGDIPFTSRAKKVLEFAVEEARSLNHNYIGTEHLLLGLLKEKEGVACRVLNSFGMYFDDVKEKLVEMFKEPAESSREAGKTPTLDEFSRDLTQMALAGKLDPIIGRSKEIERVIQILSRRTKNNPVLIGEPGVGKTAIVEGLAQLIVEREVPDSLFDKRVVSLDLGSLIAGTKYRGQFEARLKGIMKEITQNDNIILFIDELHTLVGAGAAEGSVDASNMLKPALSRGEIQCVGATTLEEYRKYIEKNGALERRFQPIIVNPPSVEETIEIIRGLKVPYEVHHKAKITDDAIITAVRFSDRYINDRFLPDKAIDVIDEAGSRVRLRKATQSPEMRQIQREIDTLVREKKVRIENQEFEKAVDLRDKEEELRTKLEQARNSWEQENQLQEPSITEEDIAAVVSSMTGIPLNRIEEKESTRLLNMGEELGSKIVGQKEAVEAITKAIRRSRSGLKDMRRPIGTFLFLGPTGVGKTELAGALAEFLFGQRDALIRLDMSEYMEKFNVSRLTGAPPGYVGYEEGGQLTEKVRRKPYSVVLFDEIEKANPDVFHLLLQIMDDGRLTDSYGRNVDFKNTVIILTSNISSKMLDKGSLGFHKDDMDMSFDKMEKDLKQDLRKTFNPEFINRLNDVIVFRPLTLEDVTQILDIQIGQLNEQLIQQGLTIDMTEDAKKWLAEKGYDRNFGARPLRRAIQKYLEDVLSDEMLKGRFKSGGVVEITLGDDELVFTEKAGALNTV
- a CDS encoding homocysteine S-methyltransferase family protein; this encodes MKFEDALKEHVLVLDGAMGTMVQNLDVTDETFGGSLFRMLTDLLTFSRPDWLEDIHFKYLDAGANLIETNTFGASPLRLKEFDWAKIQQDVMQAVPAGLDLKQGNLEAIAYHLNVEGCKIARRAIERYKASDGYDGRPLFVAGSIGPSNYVVSSTDANLAKATFDMIVDNNRIQVEGMIDGGADVLLFETQQDILETKASIIGAQRAFQNKGKTLPIIAQVTVDSFSKMQIFNTDIHAAYTALAGMGVTVFGMNCNVGPEDLVDTVKRITHLSALPVSVVPNAGQPFSEDGVTVYKLQPEAMAEIMKPFVYEYGVNIVGGCCGTNPEHIRALRKMVDDAKPVKREIDRRTYISGPQEAVLLDGSESLVRFGERLNARGSKKVREAVENGEGVRMEELEDVVREQLDDLGIDIIDVCMDSNIVETETVLPEVIHKLTTDFKGAMVIDSFSVEALEAGLKTYPGRPIINSISLEEYAPGMSKLDAVLKVTAEHHPIYIALVNGESGPAITADEKYELAAEIVKQCGEKYGVTPDQILIDINAYPIGSESQEGMNFSLEALESLPRIKAIHPDLRTSIGVGNLTAGLAKKPYMRKVLTSVFLDEGRKRGLDCAILNPNHYVPVESLPPEDAELGRRVVLERDMDAFERLEEIAEQKKSGTVKKKSNYEDLSLEESICQKIFDGYKDKEKGVVEVQGFKYEYTDRIVLEAVKTVDKHEPLVFISDYLMKTMRELGDGFGRGEISLPHLLKSADVMRSVMGFLEAWMRHTSGVEPGDAIHYKGTVVIGTVYQDVHSIGKDLAKTLLENYGYRAIDLGVQVPLENFVETARKEKADAIGMSALLVQTSNHMITVAKMLKEQNYDIPILIGGAPVNDRHAGYVAMHGQDNLDDILSTVFYCESGMDGVNTMNKLVEKEKDLLKTFMQENREKLIHQYKKAKGMEEDRANLLKSLDRRKVDFKKYQPVKDGYGIQKVEFKLKKLSDVIDSKSLFSLNWKYGKQSSWSKKGVTLENLKRLQQEWIDKADANQWIIPRARFALLPAQSDGDELIIYDPENMERELGRITWTVNIGKARNGKRDKFSVAQYFHSKDSDVMDVVGLQITTAGSTLEKAINTFKAENDSESALYLQGLGDRIAEDFAEYVHGLLRQRTGTKDKAGERYSPGYPALEDLINNKRIYEILGCEDLGIKLTDANEFDPPSTTAAVVCFHPDAGYF